One genomic window of Deltaproteobacteria bacterium HGW-Deltaproteobacteria-6 includes the following:
- a CDS encoding peptidase M24 — translation MSDNFFTLMIIPRRKSAVTKISLSSNLVRGLFVGSILAVLLTSYVIYDYASIKRDRAELSRLRQQTAQQSKEINDLALKVDQFADRMEEFKQFDKKIRILAINQVGRDKKIPLGIGGSNNEQIRLKELIDQDREKLISGMRNSISQLNDDANERELSFNELLKFLREQKSLLAATPSLWPVRGWVTSEFGLRDNPFGKGTEFHKGLDIATRMGKEVTAPADGLVIEAAYRSDDGHIVRIDHGHGVSSSYAHLSKIAAKQGLRIKRGDVLGYVGDTGRSTGTHLHYGVYVNNVPVNPRKYLK, via the coding sequence ATGTCTGATAATTTCTTTACACTGATGATTATTCCCCGTAGAAAGAGCGCAGTGACAAAGATTTCTCTTTCGAGTAATTTGGTGCGAGGACTTTTCGTTGGTTCCATTCTGGCTGTCCTCTTAACCTCTTATGTTATTTACGATTACGCCAGCATTAAAAGAGATCGGGCAGAACTCTCGCGCCTCAGACAACAGACAGCCCAGCAATCAAAGGAGATCAATGATTTAGCCTTAAAGGTCGATCAATTTGCCGATCGGATGGAAGAATTTAAACAATTCGATAAAAAAATACGAATATTGGCAATAAATCAGGTCGGACGGGATAAAAAAATTCCATTGGGTATCGGAGGCTCGAACAACGAGCAGATCAGATTAAAAGAGTTGATTGATCAGGATCGTGAAAAACTTATTTCCGGCATGCGTAACAGCATCAGTCAGTTAAATGATGATGCCAACGAAAGAGAGTTAAGCTTTAATGAACTTTTAAAATTTCTTCGGGAACAAAAATCTCTTCTGGCTGCTACGCCTTCTCTGTGGCCGGTCAGAGGGTGGGTTACCTCAGAATTTGGCTTGCGGGACAATCCTTTCGGGAAGGGAACCGAGTTTCATAAAGGTCTGGACATTGCAACAAGAATGGGAAAAGAAGTCACCGCTCCGGCTGATGGACTTGTTATTGAGGCTGCCTATCGTTCCGATGATGGCCACATTGTGAGAATTGATCATGGGCACGGTGTTTCCTCCAGTTATGCGCATTTATCAAAGATAGCTGCAAAACAAGGTCTCCGGATTAAAAGGGGTGACGTGCTGGGCTATGTCGGCGATACCGGTCGGAGTACCGGAACGCATCTCCATTACGGTGTCTATGTGAATAATGTTCCGGTCAATCCAAGAAAATACTTGAAATAA
- a CDS encoding bifunctional UDP-4-keto-pentose/UDP-xylose synthase, translated as MKILILGVNGFIGHHLVNRILAERPDWQVFGMDLGTERIGAALNNPRFNFLEGDISINKEWIEYHIKKCDVIMPLVAIATPKAYVEDPIGVYNLDFEMNINIIKQCVKYHKRVVFPSTSEVYGACTDPEFKEDESYLVVGPIAKERWIYSCCKQLLDRVIYGYGTRGHLEFTLFRPFNWIGPKLDSLDTAKEGSSRVVTQFIAELLLKRPINLVDGGQQKRCFTYVDDGIAALMKILENKNDVCKNQIINIGNPYNECSVKELADILKQLFKEHPDHKNDSTYSDIVEVPADTFYGKGYQDIYTRKPSIEKARNLLQWEPKVDLKESMRLTLNSFLEEK; from the coding sequence ATGAAGATATTAATACTGGGCGTAAACGGTTTTATCGGACACCATCTGGTTAACAGAATACTGGCCGAAAGGCCCGATTGGCAGGTATTCGGAATGGATTTGGGCACGGAGCGGATTGGCGCTGCGCTGAATAATCCGCGTTTCAATTTCCTGGAAGGCGATATTTCCATCAACAAGGAGTGGATCGAATATCATATCAAAAAATGTGATGTGATCATGCCTTTGGTGGCTATCGCCACGCCGAAAGCTTATGTGGAAGATCCGATCGGCGTTTACAACCTGGATTTTGAAATGAATATCAACATTATCAAACAATGCGTAAAGTATCATAAGCGTGTTGTATTTCCCTCCACGTCGGAAGTCTATGGGGCTTGCACCGATCCGGAATTCAAGGAAGACGAAAGCTATCTGGTGGTGGGACCCATTGCCAAAGAACGCTGGATTTACTCCTGCTGCAAGCAATTGCTGGATCGTGTTATTTACGGATACGGCACGCGGGGCCATCTTGAATTCACGCTTTTTCGACCGTTCAACTGGATCGGACCCAAACTGGATTCTCTGGATACGGCCAAAGAAGGAAGTTCCCGCGTCGTCACCCAATTTATCGCCGAATTACTCCTGAAGCGACCGATTAATCTGGTCGACGGCGGTCAGCAGAAACGCTGCTTTACTTATGTAGATGACGGTATTGCAGCACTCATGAAAATTCTGGAAAACAAAAATGATGTCTGTAAAAATCAAATCATCAATATCGGCAATCCCTACAATGAGTGTTCGGTAAAGGAACTGGCGGATATTCTCAAACAATTATTCAAAGAGCATCCCGACCATAAAAATGATTCGACCTATTCCGATATTGTTGAAGTCCCCGCCGACACTTTCTACGGAAAAGGTTATCAGGATATTTATACACGCAAGCCAAGCATCGAGAAGGCCAGAAATCTTCTTCAATGGGAACCGAAAGTCGACTTGAAGGAATCCATGCGGCTGACGCTTAATTCGTTTTTGGAAGAAAAATAA
- a CDS encoding formyltransferase yields MKAVVLAYHNMGIAGLDALFQHDFEIAAIFTHEDDPQENCWFGSVKDWALKHDIPCYTTESINSPEWVDKIASLKPDVIFSVYYRKMIGRAILDIPRLGAMNLHGSLLPAYRGRCPVNWVLVKGEHQTGVTLHFMVDKPDAGDIVGQQEVNIDFQDTARTLYDKLCAAAGQLLNNLLPVIKTGQIPSRKQDLTRGSYYGGRRPEDGRIDWTKSAVEIYNLIRAVTNPYPGAFSLLENDEKIIVWRAEPAALSFGNEPGDVEISGQDVLVKTGIDAIRLLDVEISGKRMIESQICEYFKTRKVIKLK; encoded by the coding sequence ATGAAAGCAGTTGTTTTAGCCTATCACAATATGGGAATTGCGGGACTTGATGCCCTGTTTCAGCATGATTTTGAAATTGCCGCTATTTTTACCCATGAAGACGATCCTCAGGAAAACTGCTGGTTCGGTTCCGTGAAGGACTGGGCGCTGAAACATGATATTCCCTGTTATACTACGGAAAGTATCAATTCGCCGGAGTGGGTAGATAAAATAGCATCCCTGAAACCGGACGTCATTTTTTCTGTATATTACCGGAAAATGATCGGCCGGGCCATTCTCGATATTCCACGTCTGGGTGCCATGAATCTTCATGGATCGCTCCTTCCTGCATACCGTGGGAGGTGTCCGGTAAACTGGGTGCTGGTTAAAGGTGAGCATCAGACGGGGGTAACGCTCCATTTCATGGTTGACAAGCCTGATGCCGGTGATATCGTCGGGCAGCAGGAAGTCAACATCGATTTTCAGGATACCGCACGGACGCTGTATGATAAACTCTGTGCGGCGGCAGGACAGCTTTTGAATAATTTGCTGCCGGTGATTAAAACCGGTCAAATCCCGAGCCGCAAACAGGATTTGACACGGGGAAGTTATTACGGCGGCAGGCGTCCGGAGGACGGCCGCATCGACTGGACGAAATCAGCGGTCGAGATTTACAATCTGATCCGCGCGGTGACAAACCCTTACCCGGGGGCGTTTTCCCTGCTGGAAAATGATGAAAAGATTATTGTCTGGCGGGCGGAGCCCGCGGCATTATCCTTTGGAAACGAGCCGGGCGATGTTGAAATATCAGGACAGGATGTTCTTGTGAAAACAGGCATTGATGCTATAAGGCTTTTGGATGTTGAAATATCCGGAAAAAGAATGATTGAATCGCAGATTTGTGAATACTTTAAAACGAGAAAGGTGATTAAACTTAAATGA
- a CDS encoding glycosyltransferase encodes MSKVQISIVIPVYNEEANLAALMGRLMPVMKNLGKSFEIILIDDGSRDNSLALLKEYASNPFVRVVELTRNYGQHAAIMAGFSVVRGDIIVTMDADLQNPPEEIPNLVSVMEQGSYDVVGTIRKGRKDSFLRIFPSKIVNMVARKITRVSMRDWGCMLRAYSRPVVERMIACHEQATFIPALATVFAKRVTEIEVAHEERFGGKSNYPLRKLINLQFDLVASFSDLPMKLIMYGGIFMSLLGVCFGAVLAVARLVYGARWAAEGIFTLFAILFVFVGLQFFALGVIGEYIGRIYREVRKRPEFVIENIYQAKEDA; translated from the coding sequence ATGTCTAAGGTTCAGATTTCGATTGTTATACCGGTTTATAACGAAGAGGCAAATCTGGCGGCCTTGATGGGCAGACTGATGCCTGTTATGAAGAATCTGGGAAAAAGCTTCGAGATTATCCTGATTGACGACGGAAGCCGTGACAATTCGCTTGCGCTTCTGAAGGAATATGCGTCGAATCCTTTTGTGAGGGTTGTGGAACTGACCAGGAATTATGGACAGCATGCGGCCATTATGGCGGGATTTTCTGTGGTGCGCGGCGATATCATTGTAACGATGGATGCGGATTTGCAGAATCCTCCGGAAGAGATACCGAACCTGGTTTCCGTGATGGAGCAGGGGAGCTATGATGTTGTCGGCACCATCAGAAAGGGGCGCAAGGATTCTTTCCTGAGAATATTCCCGTCAAAAATTGTCAATATGGTCGCGAGAAAAATAACCCGTGTCAGTATGCGGGACTGGGGATGCATGTTGCGGGCCTATAGCCGTCCCGTGGTTGAACGGATGATCGCCTGCCATGAACAGGCGACTTTTATTCCGGCATTGGCGACTGTTTTTGCCAAACGCGTGACGGAAATTGAAGTGGCCCATGAGGAGCGGTTCGGCGGTAAATCCAATTATCCTTTGAGAAAGCTTATTAACCTCCAGTTCGATTTAGTGGCGTCTTTTTCGGATTTGCCGATGAAATTGATTATGTACGGCGGCATTTTCATGTCCTTGCTGGGGGTGTGCTTTGGTGCCGTACTGGCTGTAGCCCGTCTGGTTTACGGCGCCCGCTGGGCGGCTGAAGGTATCTTTACGCTATTTGCTATTTTGTTTGTCTTTGTCGGTTTGCAGTTTTTTGCTCTGGGTGTCATCGGAGAATATATCGGCAGAATTTACCGCGAAGTCCGTAAGAGACCTGAATTTGTCATTGAAAATATTTATCAGGCCAAAGAGGACGCATGA
- a CDS encoding UDP-4-amino-4,6-dideoxy-N-acetyl-beta-L-altrosamine transaminase codes for MRKDFLPFSRPSIGDSEINRVVACLKSGWITTGALCKEFEDKFCGLTGAKQAVTLNSATAGMHLMLAALNLQQGDEVITPSMTFASTVNMIALRQAKPVFVDVEYDTLNINCDLIEEKISAKTKAIIPVHFAGAPADMDKINHLARKHDLTVVEDAAHAVGTYYKGIHAGGFGHAAIFSFHPIKNITTGEGGMITLSDADLEKKLRLMRFHGIERDAWKRYGKGGDPSYDIMEPGYKYNMPDLLAALGLAQLERWQEFNARRQALARLYLEGLQGLNGLDLPEAPPYDHIHAWHLFIIKIKDFSRDAFMQKLADYNIGYGLHFTPAHELSYVKTRYGVRAESLPETSRAADKIISLPLFPDMTEDDVRYVCAAIKEILKNV; via the coding sequence ATTCGGAAGGATTTTTTACCTTTCAGCCGCCCGTCCATTGGTGACTCTGAGATTAACCGCGTTGTGGCCTGCCTGAAATCAGGCTGGATCACCACCGGCGCTCTTTGTAAGGAATTTGAAGATAAGTTCTGCGGGCTGACCGGGGCCAAACAGGCTGTCACACTGAACTCGGCTACGGCCGGTATGCATTTAATGCTGGCGGCTCTCAATCTGCAGCAGGGCGATGAAGTCATCACACCGTCCATGACGTTTGCCTCAACCGTCAATATGATAGCGTTGCGTCAGGCAAAACCCGTATTTGTCGATGTTGAATACGATACGCTCAATATCAATTGTGATTTGATTGAAGAAAAAATATCAGCAAAAACGAAAGCGATTATTCCGGTTCATTTTGCCGGGGCTCCTGCGGATATGGATAAAATCAATCATCTTGCCCGCAAACACGATTTGACGGTTGTCGAAGACGCGGCTCATGCGGTGGGGACTTATTATAAGGGAATTCATGCCGGCGGTTTCGGCCATGCCGCTATCTTTTCTTTTCATCCGATCAAAAACATAACAACCGGCGAGGGTGGGATGATTACGCTCAGTGATGCTGATTTAGAAAAAAAATTGCGTCTGATGAGATTTCATGGAATAGAAAGAGACGCTTGGAAAAGGTATGGCAAAGGCGGTGATCCCTCCTATGACATTATGGAACCGGGCTACAAGTATAATATGCCGGATCTGCTGGCAGCGCTCGGGTTGGCGCAGCTAGAACGATGGCAGGAATTTAATGCGCGCCGTCAAGCATTAGCCCGGCTTTATCTTGAGGGCCTGCAGGGATTAAACGGACTGGATTTGCCGGAAGCGCCGCCGTACGATCATATCCATGCCTGGCATTTGTTCATCATTAAAATAAAAGATTTTTCCCGGGATGCGTTTATGCAGAAGCTGGCGGATTATAATATCGGCTACGGCCTGCACTTTACTCCGGCGCATGAGTTGTCCTACGTGAAGACAAGATACGGTGTAAGGGCCGAGTCGCTTCCCGAAACAAGCCGGGCGGCGGATAAAATAATATCTTTGCCTTTATTTCCGGATATGACGGAAGATGATGTCCGATATGTTTGCGCGGCAATAAAGGAGATTTTGAAAAATGTCTAA
- the lptF gene encoding LPS export ABC transporter permease LptF, which produces MNKIINRYIFREIAFPFIIILFVLTFVLLMGKILQIMDLMVNKGINVLDIGHLILLIMPSFMLFTIPIALLVSILVAMGRFSADNEITALKSSGVSLIQMYFPVAITSLLAFVCAIIIGNLFVPQSNFATKKLLFELASQNASIGIKEKVFNADFKDLLLYADKIPADGGYMKGVIISDNRVIGEQNTILADKAFLVADSKLMIVKLRMENGSIHTVTPDFKNYRKVDFKIYDINLDLSTTLSTFTDEKKSSTDMTMTELLERMKKPGLDDATIRELAIEVHKKFSIPLSCIFFGLLALPLGITSHRAVKSRGFAVGVMIVAGYYLLRIGGEALVETGRLSPVIGVWTPNVIFALLGIYLFYMANREISLVHIAYDHFWRNKLKS; this is translated from the coding sequence ATGAATAAAATTATCAACCGTTACATATTTCGGGAAATCGCTTTCCCGTTTATCATTATCCTCTTTGTCTTGACATTTGTCCTGCTGATGGGGAAAATTCTTCAGATTATGGATCTGATGGTCAATAAAGGGATCAATGTTCTGGACATCGGCCATCTGATCCTCCTGATCATGCCCAGTTTTATGCTGTTTACGATTCCCATCGCGCTTTTAGTCTCCATTCTCGTCGCGATGGGCAGATTTTCCGCAGACAACGAAATTACGGCTCTCAAGTCGTCAGGCGTCAGTTTAATCCAGATGTATTTTCCCGTGGCCATTACCTCTTTGCTGGCTTTCGTTTGCGCCATTATCATTGGAAATCTTTTTGTGCCTCAGTCTAATTTTGCCACCAAGAAACTTCTTTTCGAACTGGCCTCACAAAACGCCAGCATTGGAATCAAGGAAAAGGTATTTAACGCGGATTTTAAAGACCTTCTTTTGTACGCCGATAAAATTCCGGCGGACGGCGGATACATGAAGGGCGTCATCATCTCGGACAACCGCGTTATCGGCGAACAAAATACGATCCTGGCTGATAAAGCTTTCCTGGTTGCCGATTCGAAATTGATGATCGTTAAGCTGCGGATGGAGAATGGCTCGATTCATACCGTAACGCCCGATTTCAAAAACTACCGGAAAGTTGATTTTAAAATCTACGACATCAACCTTGATCTATCCACAACGCTGTCTACTTTCACCGATGAAAAAAAGTCGAGCACGGACATGACCATGACGGAGCTCCTGGAACGGATGAAAAAGCCGGGACTGGATGATGCGACCATTCGTGAACTGGCTATCGAAGTGCACAAAAAATTTTCCATTCCTTTATCCTGTATTTTCTTCGGATTGCTGGCCCTGCCTTTGGGCATCACCAGCCACCGTGCCGTTAAATCCCGCGGTTTTGCAGTTGGCGTTATGATTGTCGCCGGTTATTACCTTTTACGTATCGGCGGCGAAGCGCTGGTGGAAACCGGCCGGCTCTCTCCAGTCATTGGCGTCTGGACACCGAACGTTATTTTTGCCTTGCTGGGTATTTATCTTTTTTATATGGCCAATCGAGAGATTTCTCTTGTCCACATCGCCTACGATCATTTTTGGCGCAACAAGTTGAAAAGTTGA
- the lptG gene encoding LPS export ABC transporter permease LptG, with product MKLLDKYILREFFRFFLITCITFITLYLIIDFFEKFRMFMSNKATAVQMASYFLYSIPFIISMTLPVAILLATLLTYSFLSKFSEITAMKANGISLYRIALPVLAVTAIVSVFLFFFTELATPASIQKTEHIIKVDVQKQKTLGVFKQNEIWYRGHNAIYNFKMFDVDKNILRGITINQLNPDFTLNTRIDAERAEWKNNQWVFFNLLIATFNQTNVPSLQWAKEKVIAIPEQPNDFKIIQKDAERMGYFELKRYVNKIRAEGYDVSGYLVDLNGKIAFPFVCLILVFIGMPFSVRSERSGGLMQSLAMGIFIGFSYWIVHAFSMSLGRSGALPAFVAAWASNILFGGLAAYLFYRMRT from the coding sequence TTGAAGCTGCTTGACAAATATATTCTCAGAGAATTTTTCAGATTTTTCCTCATAACCTGTATCACTTTCATCACACTTTATCTGATTATTGATTTTTTTGAAAAATTTCGGATGTTTATGAGCAACAAAGCAACGGCTGTGCAAATGGCGTCTTATTTTTTATATTCTATTCCTTTCATCATTTCGATGACCCTGCCGGTGGCAATTCTGCTGGCGACGCTGCTGACTTATAGCTTCTTATCCAAGTTCAGTGAAATCACGGCCATGAAAGCCAACGGCATCAGCCTTTACCGCATCGCTCTTCCCGTTTTAGCCGTGACGGCGATTGTATCCGTTTTTTTATTCTTTTTTACTGAACTGGCTACGCCGGCCTCCATCCAGAAGACCGAACATATTATCAAAGTTGATGTGCAGAAGCAGAAGACTCTGGGAGTTTTCAAACAAAATGAAATCTGGTACCGGGGCCATAACGCTATTTACAATTTTAAAATGTTTGACGTGGACAAGAATATTTTACGCGGCATTACTATCAATCAGTTGAATCCCGATTTCACGCTGAATACACGCATTGATGCCGAAAGAGCGGAATGGAAAAATAATCAATGGGTGTTCTTTAATCTTCTGATCGCTACTTTTAATCAAACCAATGTGCCATCCCTGCAATGGGCTAAAGAGAAAGTCATTGCTATCCCGGAACAACCGAACGATTTTAAAATTATTCAGAAGGACGCGGAAAGGATGGGTTATTTTGAGTTAAAGCGATATGTGAACAAAATACGGGCGGAAGGATATGATGTGTCCGGATACCTTGTCGATTTGAACGGGAAAATTGCCTTTCCGTTCGTTTGCCTGATCCTTGTTTTTATCGGCATGCCCTTTTCCGTTCGTTCGGAACGAAGCGGCGGCCTCATGCAGAGCTTGGCTATGGGCATATTTATAGGATTTTCTTACTGGATTGTCCATGCATTCAGCATGTCGCTGGGAAGGTCGGGAGCCCTGCCCGCTTTTGTGGCAGCCTGGGCTTCCAACATCCTTTTTGGCGGCCTGGCTGCGTATCTGTTCTATCGCATGAGAACTTGA